Proteins encoded in a region of the Rutidosis leptorrhynchoides isolate AG116_Rl617_1_P2 chromosome 9, CSIRO_AGI_Rlap_v1, whole genome shotgun sequence genome:
- the LOC139868573 gene encoding putative F-box protein At1g67623 yields the protein MEEVTQANILETLPQDMLVEILSRVGQDSSKQLFILKLVCKNFLNLSNDPLVCKRISLDRWYLVLWRKPKMDHIIGRCYFFGNPNAIFRMGLINYFDKSCTELGLRLLEEAANSQIIEAVYVYGLIMFASHQIEAKHVRLQFLNKTFPPVPDLVVAMRTKVFHLLHELWLHNRRPFDDLATCCPISATKIIFHTSEGVSLK from the coding sequence ATGGAAGAAGTTACTCAAGCGAACATACTCGAAACTCTTCCACAAGATATGCTTGTGGAAATTTTATCTCGAGTTGGTCAGGATTCATCCAAGCAGTTGTTCATACTCAAGTTGGTTTGCAAAAACTTTTTGAATCTTTCCAACGATCCTTTGGTTTGTAAAAGGATATCCTTAGATAGGTGGTATCTCGTACTTTGGAGAAAACCTAAGATGGATCATATTATCGGACGTTGTTATTTTTTTGGAAACCCTAATGCGATTTTTCGTATGGGTTTgataaattattttgataaatcttGCACCGAGTTAGGGCTTCGTCTTTTAGAAGAAGCTGCGAACAGCCAAATTATAGAGgcggtttatgtttatggtttgatCATGTTTGCCTCTCACCAAATAGAAGCAAAGCATGTCAGATTAcaatttttaaataaaacattcccaccagTGCCGGACTTGGTGGTTGCGATGAGAACCAAGGTTTTTCATTTGTTGCATGAATTATGGTTACATAACCGCCGTCCTTTTGATGACTTGGCAACGTGTTGCCCTATCTCCGCCACAAAGATTATTTTCCACACATCCGAGGGAGTGAGTTTGAAATGA